In Cynocephalus volans isolate mCynVol1 chromosome 3, mCynVol1.pri, whole genome shotgun sequence, one DNA window encodes the following:
- the LOC134373484 gene encoding purine nucleoside phosphorylase isoform X2, which yields MENEFTYEDYQNTAEWLLSHTKHRPQVAVICGSGLGGLTDKLTQAQTFDYSEIPNFPQSTVPGHAGQLVFGFLNGRACVMMKGRFHLYEGYSLWKVTFPVRVFRLLGVDTLVVTNAAGGLNPKFEVGDIMLIRDHINLPGFCGQNPLKGPNDERFGVRFPAMSDAYDRNMRQKAVSAWKQMGQQRELQEGTYVMLAGPSFETVAESRLLQKLGADAVGMSTVPEVIVARHCGLRVFGFSLITNKVIMDYENLEKANHEEVLEAGKQAAQKLEQFVSILVGSIPPPGNAR from the exons ATGGAGAACGA ATTCACATATGAAGATTATCAGAACACTGCAGAATGGCTTCTGTCTCACACCAAGCACCGACCTCAAGTGGCAGTGATCTGTGGTTCTGGATTAGGAGGTCTGACTGATAAATTAACTCAGGCCCAGACCTTTGACTACAGTGAGATACCCAACTTTCCCCAAAGTACAG TGCCAGGTCATGCTGGTCAACTGGTATTTGGGTTCCTGAATGGCAGAGCCTGTGTGATGATGAAGGGCaggttccacttatatgaaggATACTCGCTCTGGAAG GTTACATTCCCTGTGAGGGTTTTCCGTCTTCTGGGTGTGGACACCCTGGTGGTCACCAATGCAGCCGGAGGACTCAACCCCAAGTTCGAGGTTGGAGATATCATGCTGATCCGTGATCACATCAACCTACCTGGTTTCTGTGGTCAAAACCCTCTCAAAGGGCCCAATGATGAAAG GTTTGGAGTTCGATTTCCTGCCATGTCTGATGCCTACGACCGGAATATGAGGCAGAAGGCTGTCAGTGCCTGGAAACAAATGGGGCAGCAGCGAGAGCTACAGGAAGGCACCTATGTGATGCTGGCAGGTCCCAGCTTTGAGACCGTGGCAGAGTCTCGTCTGCTGCAGAAGCTGGGGGCAGACGCTGTTG gcATGAGCACAGTACCAGAAGTTATAGTTGCTCGGCACTGCGGACTTCGAGTCTTTGGCTTCTCACTCATCACTAACAAGGTCATCATGGATTATGAAAACCTGGAGAAGGCTAATCATGAGGAAGTGCTAGAGGCAGGGAAACAAGCTGCACAGAAATTGGAGCAGTTTGTCTCCATTCTTGTGGGTAGCATTCCACCCCCTGGCAATGCCCGCTGA
- the LOC134373484 gene encoding purine nucleoside phosphorylase isoform X1, which yields MPRDPGCFWRTDSQFTYEDYQNTAEWLLSHTKHRPQVAVICGSGLGGLTDKLTQAQTFDYSEIPNFPQSTVPGHAGQLVFGFLNGRACVMMKGRFHLYEGYSLWKVTFPVRVFRLLGVDTLVVTNAAGGLNPKFEVGDIMLIRDHINLPGFCGQNPLKGPNDERFGVRFPAMSDAYDRNMRQKAVSAWKQMGQQRELQEGTYVMLAGPSFETVAESRLLQKLGADAVGMSTVPEVIVARHCGLRVFGFSLITNKVIMDYENLEKANHEEVLEAGKQAAQKLEQFVSILVGSIPPPGNAR from the exons ATGCCCAGGGATCCAGGATGTTTCTGGAGGACTGACAGCCA ATTCACATATGAAGATTATCAGAACACTGCAGAATGGCTTCTGTCTCACACCAAGCACCGACCTCAAGTGGCAGTGATCTGTGGTTCTGGATTAGGAGGTCTGACTGATAAATTAACTCAGGCCCAGACCTTTGACTACAGTGAGATACCCAACTTTCCCCAAAGTACAG TGCCAGGTCATGCTGGTCAACTGGTATTTGGGTTCCTGAATGGCAGAGCCTGTGTGATGATGAAGGGCaggttccacttatatgaaggATACTCGCTCTGGAAG GTTACATTCCCTGTGAGGGTTTTCCGTCTTCTGGGTGTGGACACCCTGGTGGTCACCAATGCAGCCGGAGGACTCAACCCCAAGTTCGAGGTTGGAGATATCATGCTGATCCGTGATCACATCAACCTACCTGGTTTCTGTGGTCAAAACCCTCTCAAAGGGCCCAATGATGAAAG GTTTGGAGTTCGATTTCCTGCCATGTCTGATGCCTACGACCGGAATATGAGGCAGAAGGCTGTCAGTGCCTGGAAACAAATGGGGCAGCAGCGAGAGCTACAGGAAGGCACCTATGTGATGCTGGCAGGTCCCAGCTTTGAGACCGTGGCAGAGTCTCGTCTGCTGCAGAAGCTGGGGGCAGACGCTGTTG gcATGAGCACAGTACCAGAAGTTATAGTTGCTCGGCACTGCGGACTTCGAGTCTTTGGCTTCTCACTCATCACTAACAAGGTCATCATGGATTATGAAAACCTGGAGAAGGCTAATCATGAGGAAGTGCTAGAGGCAGGGAAACAAGCTGCACAGAAATTGGAGCAGTTTGTCTCCATTCTTGTGGGTAGCATTCCACCCCCTGGCAATGCCCGCTGA